From the genome of Ignavibacteriales bacterium, one region includes:
- the bshA gene encoding N-acetyl-alpha-D-glucosaminyl L-malate synthase BshA, protein MKIGITCYPTYGGSGVIATELGKELALRGHEVHFISYALPFRLTKYIENIFFHEVETSTYPLFEFPLYSLALASKMIEVAEFEKLDLLHVHYAIPHATSAYLAKQIVKNKKLKITTTLHGTDITLVGLEPSFLPLVKFSIEQSDGITAVSRFLKEKTLTNYSIEKEISVIPNFVDTDLFKKVSINDCAFRKHIAPNGEKILVHTSNFRPIKRVSDAIRVFDIVQKEVPSKLLLVGDGPDRSECERLTRELNLTDSVKFLGKQDGLVEILSSSDVFLIPSQSESFGLAALEAMSCGLPVVSSSVGGLPELVKHNECGFIAEIGDVERMAKYTLDLLTNEKKYEIFSQNARSRTLQNFDKSIVVPMYEQHYKNILEQ, encoded by the coding sequence ATGAAAATCGGAATAACTTGTTATCCTACATATGGCGGCAGTGGTGTAATTGCAACTGAATTAGGTAAAGAATTAGCTTTACGTGGTCATGAAGTTCACTTTATCAGTTATGCCCTCCCATTCAGACTTACAAAATATATTGAGAATATATTTTTTCACGAAGTTGAAACAAGCACATATCCTTTGTTTGAATTTCCACTATACAGTTTAGCCCTTGCAAGTAAGATGATTGAGGTTGCCGAGTTTGAAAAATTAGATTTACTTCACGTTCATTATGCAATTCCACATGCAACATCAGCATATCTTGCAAAACAAATTGTTAAGAATAAAAAACTTAAAATCACAACCACACTTCACGGCACTGATATAACTTTAGTTGGTTTGGAACCATCATTTCTTCCGCTTGTAAAATTTAGTATTGAACAAAGTGATGGCATTACAGCTGTTTCAAGATTTTTAAAAGAAAAAACACTAACTAATTATTCGATCGAAAAAGAAATAAGTGTTATTCCAAATTTTGTTGATACAGATCTGTTTAAAAAAGTCTCAATAAATGATTGTGCATTTAGAAAACATATCGCTCCAAATGGTGAAAAAATATTAGTTCATACATCTAATTTTCGTCCGATAAAAAGAGTTTCGGATGCTATCCGTGTATTTGATATCGTTCAAAAAGAAGTTCCATCAAAACTTTTACTTGTTGGTGATGGACCTGACAGATCTGAATGTGAGAGATTAACAAGAGAGTTGAATCTTACAGATAGTGTTAAATTTCTTGGCAAGCAGGATGGCTTAGTTGAAATATTAAGTTCTTCAGATGTATTTTTGATACCATCACAATCCGAAAGTTTTGGGTTAGCTGCTCTTGAGGCAATGTCATGCGGATTGCCTGTTGTTAGTTCAAGTGTTGGCGGATTACCTGAGTTAGTTAAACATAATGAATGCGGGTTTATTGCAGAAATTGGTGATGTAGAAAGAATGGCTAAGTACACTTTAGATCTTTTAACCAATGAAAAGAAGTATGAGATATTTTCTCAAAATGCTCGGAGTAGAACATTACAAAATTTTGATAAATCAATTGTAGTCCCTATGTACGAACAACATTATAAAAATATTTTAGAACAGTAA
- a CDS encoding nucleoside 2-deoxyribosyltransferase has translation MIIYCAGPIRGNTTYQENYSEIVRIVESTGHTALSEVSTKFSSSIPLSAKQIYTRDIKWIDGSKLLIAEVSGPSLGVGFEVAYALLVKKFQCSQFIKNKLLKFLQWLLVVVIRNCK, from the coding sequence ATGATTATTTATTGTGCAGGACCAATAAGAGGAAACACAACTTATCAGGAAAATTATTCTGAAATTGTACGTATTGTTGAATCCACAGGACATACCGCTCTTTCTGAAGTAAGTACTAAATTTAGTTCGTCTATTCCATTAAGCGCAAAACAGATATATACTCGTGATATAAAATGGATTGACGGCAGTAAACTACTGATTGCAGAGGTTTCCGGTCCAAGTTTGGGTGTGGGATTTGAAGTTGCTTATGCGTTGCTTGTAAAAAAATTCCAGTGCTCGCAGTTTATCAAGAACAAGCTCCTCAAATTTCTTCAATGGTTGCTGGTTGTGGTGATCCGAAACTGC